Proteins from one Archocentrus centrarchus isolate MPI-CPG fArcCen1 chromosome 8, fArcCen1, whole genome shotgun sequence genomic window:
- the LOC115784134 gene encoding uncharacterized protein LOC115784134 isoform X1, with protein sequence MNPFSFIFMSFIIILFRVRQASGCQQINVSCSDIKTPDGFNFKHASSPEGSEVYVYDNGTCTAYASFGNPPSLSLSVEVLRLDNGSVTTKSCRNITILVIIPHGVIQGKALVEETCVHFQAQTKTDPSDSDLLTLSFYISSAVVGIVVTAAVIAGAIVMAWRCFQSRKTGLNSDGEPQRSCEVHEWNDTTESEEVHSIHIIEADANTTQSSSLDRNLSNERLQTTKDGDTGAHNAGRISRHRSMNRNLREDPGGVDSNKGQDISELDTGDAAGNHAEEDETEGQPLLSNQRAASFEMTGEATPLVNKVSFDQDPVSRCCAAPETDVESKKQHEEAT encoded by the exons ATGAATCCATTCTCGTTCATCTTTATGAGTTTCATAATAATATTATTCCGGGTCCGACAAGCATCAG GATGCCAACAGATAAACGTTTCATGTTCCGACATCAAGACCCCCGACGGATTCAACTTCAAACATGCATCTAGTCCCGAGGGAAGTGAAGTTTACGTCTACGATAACggg ACGTGTACGGCCTACGCTTCGTTTGGGAATCCGCCCTCCTTGAGCTTGTCAGTCGAAGTGTTGCGCCTGGATAACGGATCGGTCACCACGAAGAGCTGCCGAAATATCACCATACTGGTGATAATTCCCCATGGAGTCATCCAG GGAAAGGCTTTAGTCGAAGAAACCTGCGTCCATTTTCAAG CTCAAACTAAGACTGACCCCAGTGATTCAGACTTGCTGACCCTCAGCT TTTACATTTCATCCGCCGTTGTTGGGATAGTGGTGACGGCAGCGGTAATTGCGGGTGCAATTGTGATGGCTTGGCGATGTTTCCAATCCAGGAAAACAGGACTAAA CTCTGACGGGGAGCCACAGAGAAGTTGTGAAGTTCATGAGTGGAACGACACAACTGAAAGTGAGGAAGTTCACAG TATTCACATTATAGAGGCTGATGCCAATACTACTCAGTCCTCCAGTCTGGACCGCAACTTGAGCAACGAGAGACTTCAGACAACTAAAGA TGGGGACACAGGAGCCCACAATGCCGGCAGAATCTCTCGTCATCGCTCTATGAACAG GAACTTGAGGGAAGATCCAGGAGGAGTGGATAGCAACAAAGGACAAGACATTAG TGAACTGGACACTGGAGATGCTGCTGGTAATCACGCAGAGGAGGATGAGACTGAAGGACAACCGCTGCTCTCCAATCAGCG AGCTGCCAGCTTTGAGATGACAGGCGAGGCTACACCATTGGTGAACAAGGTTAGCTTTGACCAAGACCCAGTCAGCAGGTGCTGTGCTGCACCG GAGACTGACGTGGAGtcaaaaaaacagcatgaagaAGCAACATGA
- the LOC115784134 gene encoding uncharacterized protein LOC115784134 isoform X2 has protein sequence MNPFSFIFMSFIIILFRVRQASGCQQINVSCSDIKTPDGFNFKHASSPEGSEVYVYDNGTCTAYASFGNPPSLSLSVEVLRLDNGSVTTKSCRNITILVIIPHGVIQGKALVEETCVHFQAQTKTDPSDSDLLTLSLVTAAVIAGAIVMAWRCFQSRKTGLNSDGEPQRSCEVHEWNDTTESEEVHSIHIIEADANTTQSSSLDRNLSNERLQTTKDGDTGAHNAGRISRHRSMNRNLREDPGGVDSNKGQDISELDTGDAAGNHAEEDETEGQPLLSNQRAASFEMTGEATPLVNKVSFDQDPVSRCCAAPETDVESKKQHEEAT, from the exons ATGAATCCATTCTCGTTCATCTTTATGAGTTTCATAATAATATTATTCCGGGTCCGACAAGCATCAG GATGCCAACAGATAAACGTTTCATGTTCCGACATCAAGACCCCCGACGGATTCAACTTCAAACATGCATCTAGTCCCGAGGGAAGTGAAGTTTACGTCTACGATAACggg ACGTGTACGGCCTACGCTTCGTTTGGGAATCCGCCCTCCTTGAGCTTGTCAGTCGAAGTGTTGCGCCTGGATAACGGATCGGTCACCACGAAGAGCTGCCGAAATATCACCATACTGGTGATAATTCCCCATGGAGTCATCCAG GGAAAGGCTTTAGTCGAAGAAACCTGCGTCCATTTTCAAG CTCAAACTAAGACTGACCCCAGTGATTCAGACTTGCTGACCCTCAGCT TGGTGACGGCAGCGGTAATTGCGGGTGCAATTGTGATGGCTTGGCGATGTTTCCAATCCAGGAAAACAGGACTAAA CTCTGACGGGGAGCCACAGAGAAGTTGTGAAGTTCATGAGTGGAACGACACAACTGAAAGTGAGGAAGTTCACAG TATTCACATTATAGAGGCTGATGCCAATACTACTCAGTCCTCCAGTCTGGACCGCAACTTGAGCAACGAGAGACTTCAGACAACTAAAGA TGGGGACACAGGAGCCCACAATGCCGGCAGAATCTCTCGTCATCGCTCTATGAACAG GAACTTGAGGGAAGATCCAGGAGGAGTGGATAGCAACAAAGGACAAGACATTAG TGAACTGGACACTGGAGATGCTGCTGGTAATCACGCAGAGGAGGATGAGACTGAAGGACAACCGCTGCTCTCCAATCAGCG AGCTGCCAGCTTTGAGATGACAGGCGAGGCTACACCATTGGTGAACAAGGTTAGCTTTGACCAAGACCCAGTCAGCAGGTGCTGTGCTGCACCG GAGACTGACGTGGAGtcaaaaaaacagcatgaagaAGCAACATGA